One genomic window of Thalassolituus hydrocarboniclasticus includes the following:
- a CDS encoding substrate-binding periplasmic protein — translation MTENKRFTAICQRVVLVLSWLMIAASSLAADGRPQLRIAVPDDGYPPYVVRQDDQLHGILIDPMHKAAQRAGIELEFVYMPELRSLHMLESGQIDGRMESPYWTEQPENYLWTDLVVWLEDVLVYRNDQPFDLEQEDGLLGGEIITHLGYAYPALQPAFANGSLIRLDKPTEQDMLNTLLISQAETARALIIGRDVAQWYVAKQPQLQALPLTFSKRVYGCAPMGFQFARNERVKALLQRLNKEFPPGSRKRCQPIAPVTLAPAAGH, via the coding sequence GTGACAGAAAATAAGCGCTTTACAGCAATATGCCAGAGGGTCGTGCTGGTGCTCAGCTGGCTGATGATAGCGGCCAGCAGTCTGGCGGCAGATGGTCGGCCACAATTACGCATAGCGGTGCCGGATGATGGCTACCCGCCCTATGTCGTCCGGCAGGATGATCAGCTGCATGGCATCCTTATTGACCCAATGCACAAGGCCGCACAGCGTGCCGGTATTGAGCTGGAGTTTGTGTATATGCCAGAGCTGCGCTCTCTGCATATGCTTGAGTCCGGGCAGATTGATGGCCGTATGGAATCCCCTTACTGGACCGAGCAACCGGAGAACTATCTGTGGACTGATCTGGTGGTGTGGCTGGAAGATGTGCTGGTATACCGCAATGACCAGCCGTTTGATCTGGAGCAGGAAGATGGCCTGCTGGGCGGCGAAATTATCACTCATCTGGGTTATGCCTATCCGGCCCTGCAACCGGCTTTTGCTAACGGCAGCCTGATCCGGCTGGATAAACCCACCGAGCAGGACATGCTCAATACTCTGCTGATCAGCCAGGCCGAAACGGCACGGGCGCTGATTATCGGGCGTGATGTGGCACAGTGGTATGTGGCAAAACAGCCACAATTACAGGCCTTGCCACTGACCTTCTCCAAACGCGTATATGGTTGTGCGCCGATGGGTTTTCAGTTTGCCCGTAACGAGCGGGTTAAAGCGCTGTTGCAGCGGCTGAATAAAGAATTCCCACCGGGTTCGCGTAAGCGTTGCCAGCCTATTGCTCCTGTCACCCTCGCGCCTGCAGCCGGGCACTGA
- a CDS encoding alpha/beta fold hydrolase — MNPITLLRMQNSVLGRLLPATVARRHARMFLTPRLLPLKDWELATEKQAQRLSFAGHLSALRWANSGPRILLMHGWESRATHMAVIANALVAQGFDVFAIDAPRHGQSGGDKSNPVEFANAIVEADIAFGPFYGALGHSMGGAALAIAAAQGVKMERCVLMSSPASLLDVLEGFARFMGLPSSSTAYFIRCIEEEVGRPACELHSGHLLSQSNPATLLIHAQDDIEIPSTSVHAIRKHLTAAEVFLPPALGHRKILRDPMIAARIQQFFSDELIAAEESGLSADILP; from the coding sequence ATGAACCCTATTACACTGCTGCGTATGCAGAATTCTGTCCTCGGCCGCCTGCTGCCGGCAACCGTTGCCCGCCGCCATGCCCGGATGTTTTTAACCCCCAGATTACTGCCGCTGAAAGACTGGGAGCTGGCCACGGAAAAACAGGCCCAGCGCCTGAGCTTTGCCGGGCACCTCAGTGCTCTGCGCTGGGCGAACAGCGGCCCACGCATTTTATTAATGCACGGTTGGGAAAGCCGGGCGACGCACATGGCGGTTATTGCCAATGCTCTGGTGGCACAGGGATTTGATGTATTCGCGATTGATGCGCCACGCCATGGACAATCAGGCGGGGATAAGAGTAATCCTGTGGAATTTGCCAATGCCATCGTCGAAGCGGATATTGCTTTCGGCCCTTTTTATGGCGCACTGGGTCATTCAATGGGCGGCGCGGCGCTGGCTATTGCCGCTGCTCAGGGCGTAAAGATGGAACGCTGCGTACTGATGTCTTCACCCGCCAGCCTGCTGGATGTATTGGAAGGCTTTGCCCGCTTTATGGGACTGCCCTCGTCCAGCACGGCATATTTTATCCGCTGCATTGAAGAAGAAGTCGGACGTCCGGCCTGCGAACTCCATAGCGGCCATCTGCTCAGCCAGAGTAATCCGGCAACATTATTAATTCATGCCCAGGACGATATTGAAATTCCCAGCACTTCGGTGCATGCCATCCGAAAACATCTGACCGCTGCCGAAGTATTCCTGCCGCCTGCATTAGGGCACCGGAAAATACTCCGCGACCCGATGATTGCCGCACGCATTCAGCAGTTTTTCAGCGATGAATTAATAGCGGCAGAAGAAAGCGGATTGAGTGCAGACATACTGCCATAA
- a CDS encoding outer membrane lipoprotein-sorting protein: MNTNRQKHWLHSTIQAGIQAGVNYPKMTLFAGLLLMALLITGLGKLHKDTRADAFLEADNPALVYKNKVREIFGLSDPLIVAIYDRSAEGIYRKQTLDLIGQLTDQLNALPMINTARTISLASENNITASADGMNVAPFYDLRSTGNGAAVRQAIEDFPLYHGMLVADDGAMSMIVLELYDDNQAEAAYDAINQLLRQTQVPADVELHVAGEGAVLGYLGHYIDHDASRLNPLAGLIITIMLMVAFRRLLPALLGNLVIAASVLMTLGFMAYCGVPFFVITNAMPVILIGMAVADSIHIFSHYYEMQARHPDWSLQACIREAVAVMARPVTLTSLTTIAGFLGLYASSYMPPFEYFGLFTAFGVLVAWFYSLFVLPACITLLKPRVSQRWIRLEQNSQQDTFARLMTFVGGSCVRHPRATLSLFAFLSISGALLATQIQVNENRINTFHSSEAIYQADEVINQHLEGTNTLDIVITSSRNEGIFSPQVLNAMEALQAYAETLPHVNGSSSVVDYLKQMNKSLNEGQNDAYRLPQDADLIAQYFLLYSASSDPADFSEEIDYDYRLANIRLNLDSADFIATKPVVEALQQYIDQHFNNAVMDEPVTASLSGRVNVNYHWIKDLGVSHFYSVVISLLCVFLVSALLFRSWAAGLFATLPVICSILTVYAAMALLGIDLGIGTSMFASVAIGLGIDFAIHTLERLKTLVADGLKGSGLFTELFRSTGRALLFNYLAIAFGFGVLISSQVVPLTHFGTIVVLSVSMSFIAAMTLLPALIALLQPTFIFGDKKAAEASAIAAEKHVAGSTVLTLLFTTGLGTAALYGALLYGAANSQPLQAEEAVNTELLATLTADNIAQRVNAVDDGQHVSSQLSMLLTDSRGKERRRETMSYRKYFGDDKKTVFFYKSPANVKDTGFLTFDYAAADQEDDQWLYLPALRKVRRISASDRGDYFMGTDFTYEDIKQNGHISIADYQLQRLPDDDGKLVVKGTPKTAAIARELGYGEVTFYIDPQNWIVVKSDYLDIKQVPLKTVQVTDIRMVDGIWTRHQLLAENHISGHRSLFIFSAVDYQQDVADHLFTQNTLRRGL, translated from the coding sequence ATGAATACCAACAGGCAAAAGCACTGGCTGCACAGCACCATACAAGCCGGCATCCAGGCGGGGGTTAATTACCCGAAAATGACCCTGTTCGCCGGTTTGCTGTTAATGGCATTACTGATTACCGGTCTGGGAAAGCTGCACAAAGACACCCGCGCCGATGCTTTTCTCGAAGCCGACAATCCGGCGCTGGTGTATAAAAACAAGGTGCGGGAAATTTTTGGTTTAAGCGATCCGCTGATCGTTGCCATATACGACCGCTCGGCAGAAGGCATTTACCGCAAACAGACTCTCGATCTGATCGGGCAGCTGACAGATCAGTTAAATGCCCTGCCGATGATTAATACGGCACGTACCATCAGTCTGGCCAGCGAAAATAATATCACTGCCTCGGCTGACGGGATGAATGTTGCGCCGTTCTACGATTTACGCTCAACAGGCAATGGTGCGGCTGTACGCCAGGCAATAGAAGACTTTCCGCTGTATCACGGCATGCTGGTTGCTGACGACGGCGCGATGAGTATGATCGTGCTGGAGCTGTACGACGACAACCAGGCCGAAGCCGCTTACGACGCCATCAATCAGTTGCTGCGGCAAACCCAAGTGCCGGCAGATGTCGAACTGCATGTGGCCGGTGAAGGCGCTGTGCTGGGCTATCTCGGCCACTATATCGATCACGATGCCAGCCGCCTGAATCCGCTCGCCGGATTAATTATTACCATTATGCTGATGGTGGCTTTTCGTCGTTTATTACCGGCTTTGCTGGGTAATCTGGTGATTGCCGCCTCGGTACTGATGACCCTCGGTTTTATGGCTTACTGCGGTGTGCCTTTTTTTGTTATCACCAATGCTATGCCGGTTATTTTAATTGGTATGGCGGTCGCCGATTCGATTCATATTTTCAGCCACTATTACGAAATGCAGGCACGACACCCGGACTGGTCGCTGCAGGCCTGCATCCGTGAAGCCGTTGCCGTTATGGCGCGCCCGGTAACGCTGACGTCGCTGACCACTATTGCCGGATTTCTTGGCCTGTACGCGTCATCTTATATGCCACCCTTTGAATATTTTGGCTTATTCACCGCCTTCGGCGTGCTGGTTGCCTGGTTTTATTCGCTGTTTGTTTTACCGGCCTGCATCACCTTACTGAAACCCAGAGTCAGCCAGCGCTGGATTCGCCTTGAGCAAAACAGCCAGCAGGATACTTTTGCCCGCCTGATGACATTTGTCGGTGGAAGCTGTGTACGCCATCCGCGCGCCACACTGTCATTATTTGCTTTTCTCAGCATCAGCGGCGCCCTGCTGGCCACCCAGATTCAGGTAAACGAAAACCGCATTAATACCTTTCATTCCAGCGAAGCGATTTATCAGGCTGACGAAGTCATTAATCAGCATCTGGAAGGCACCAATACGCTGGACATTGTCATTACCAGCAGCCGTAACGAAGGGATTTTTTCACCGCAGGTGCTGAATGCCATGGAAGCCCTGCAGGCCTACGCTGAAACCCTGCCACATGTAAATGGTTCATCATCGGTGGTGGATTATTTAAAGCAGATGAATAAATCCCTGAACGAAGGCCAGAACGATGCCTACCGTCTGCCACAGGATGCCGACCTGATTGCGCAGTATTTTCTGCTCTATTCGGCCAGCTCTGATCCTGCCGATTTTTCTGAAGAAATTGATTATGACTACCGTTTGGCCAATATCCGTCTGAATCTCGACAGTGCCGATTTTATTGCCACCAAACCAGTGGTTGAAGCCCTGCAGCAATATATCGATCAGCACTTTAACAATGCCGTTATGGATGAGCCGGTTACTGCCAGCCTCAGTGGTCGCGTTAATGTTAATTACCACTGGATTAAAGATCTGGGCGTCAGCCATTTTTACAGTGTGGTGATTTCGCTGCTCTGTGTCTTTCTGGTCTCGGCGTTATTATTCCGTTCCTGGGCGGCCGGTCTGTTCGCAACCCTGCCGGTAATCTGTTCCATTCTTACGGTTTATGCGGCAATGGCATTGCTGGGGATTGATCTGGGCATCGGCACCTCCATGTTTGCTTCGGTAGCCATTGGTCTGGGGATCGACTTTGCTATTCATACCCTCGAACGCCTGAAAACTCTGGTGGCCGACGGATTAAAAGGCAGCGGATTATTTACCGAATTATTCCGTTCTACAGGCCGGGCACTGTTATTTAATTATCTGGCGATTGCCTTTGGTTTTGGCGTACTGATCAGCTCGCAGGTTGTACCGCTGACGCACTTCGGCACCATTGTCGTGTTATCGGTGAGTATGAGTTTTATCGCTGCCATGACGCTGTTACCGGCACTGATTGCATTACTGCAGCCGACCTTTATTTTCGGTGACAAAAAGGCGGCCGAAGCCAGTGCGATAGCGGCAGAAAAACACGTGGCTGGCAGTACGGTACTGACACTGTTATTCACCACTGGTCTGGGCACGGCAGCCTTGTACGGGGCACTCTTGTACGGAGCAGCGAACAGCCAGCCGCTGCAGGCAGAAGAAGCTGTTAATACGGAATTACTGGCAACACTCACGGCCGACAATATCGCACAGCGGGTAAATGCGGTGGATGACGGCCAGCATGTCAGCAGCCAGCTGAGCATGTTGCTGACCGACAGTCGTGGCAAAGAACGGCGCCGCGAAACCATGTCTTACCGCAAGTATTTTGGTGACGATAAAAAGACCGTATTTTTTTATAAATCACCGGCCAATGTTAAAGACACCGGTTTTCTGACCTTCGATTATGCCGCCGCCGATCAGGAAGATGATCAGTGGCTGTACCTGCCGGCACTGCGCAAGGTGCGCCGGATTTCTGCATCCGACCGGGGCGATTATTTTATGGGTACCGATTTTACCTATGAAGATATTAAGCAGAACGGTCATATCAGTATTGCCGACTATCAGCTGCAACGCCTGCCAGACGATGACGGAAAACTGGTGGTCAAAGGCACCCCAAAAACGGCGGCTATTGCCCGGGAACTGGGGTATGGCGAGGTAACCTTTTATATTGATCCGCAAAACTGGATCGTGGTTAAAAGCGACTATCTGGATATTAAACAGGTGCCGCTGAAAACCGTGCAGGTAACGGATATCCGTATGGTTGATGGCATCTGGACCCGGCATCAGCTGCTGGCCGAAAACCATATCAGCGGCCACCGCTCGCTGTTTATTTTTTCTGCCGTCGATTACCAGCAGGATGTGGCCGACCACCTGTTTACCCAGAATACTCTGCGCCGGGGGTTGTAG
- the eutC gene encoding ethanolamine ammonia-lyase subunit EutC, whose amino-acid sequence MVDQPDIHNDDWNGVVDNPWRRLRQFTAARIGLGRSGISLPTKEMLEFQLAHAQARDAVHTPLDFSELTQQLETLAEQYPLLSDEPPLKLHSEAVDRMTYLQRPDLGRRLDEASRVLLQQEQQTPEQPFDLALVIADGLSATAIAHNAVPFIQALCEELQDDKQAWKFAPITLVEQGRVAIGDDVGELLNAKTVLVLIGERPGLSSPDSLGLYLTWAPVRGLTDARRNCISNVRPEGLNFSEAAHKAGYLLRESRRLQLSGVQLKDRSGSLTGPADSLSESTAQAATIDHQPDFPDEHTTIKPASSPAAETKNFLLG is encoded by the coding sequence ATGGTTGATCAGCCAGATATCCATAACGATGACTGGAACGGCGTTGTTGATAACCCATGGCGTCGCCTGCGCCAGTTTACCGCAGCGCGCATTGGCCTCGGACGCAGCGGCATCAGTCTGCCAACCAAAGAAATGCTGGAATTTCAGTTAGCCCACGCTCAGGCGCGTGATGCGGTACATACGCCACTCGATTTTTCTGAACTGACACAGCAGCTGGAAACCCTGGCCGAACAGTATCCGCTGTTAAGCGACGAGCCACCGTTAAAGCTGCACAGCGAAGCCGTTGACCGCATGACCTACTTACAGCGCCCCGATTTAGGCCGCCGTCTGGATGAAGCATCACGGGTATTACTGCAGCAGGAACAGCAAACGCCGGAACAACCTTTTGATCTGGCGCTGGTCATTGCCGACGGTTTATCCGCCACCGCTATTGCCCATAACGCCGTGCCTTTTATTCAGGCCTTATGCGAAGAGCTGCAGGACGATAAGCAAGCGTGGAAATTTGCCCCCATCACCCTGGTAGAACAGGGTCGGGTCGCAATCGGTGATGATGTCGGCGAATTATTAAATGCTAAAACCGTACTGGTATTAATTGGCGAACGGCCGGGGTTAAGTTCTCCCGACAGCCTCGGTTTATATCTCACCTGGGCACCGGTGCGCGGCCTGACCGATGCCCGCCGCAATTGTATTTCCAACGTTCGGCCAGAAGGTCTGAACTTCAGCGAAGCGGCCCATAAGGCCGGTTATTTACTGCGCGAATCACGCCGGCTGCAGCTATCCGGCGTACAACTTAAAGACCGCAGCGGCTCGCTGACCGGCCCCGCAGACAGCCTGTCAGAAAGTACCGCACAAGCGGCGACCATTGATCATCAGCCCGATTTTCCGGATGAGCATACAACAATAAAACCCGCCTCTTCCCCCGCGGCAGAGACGAAAAACTTTCTGCTCGGCTGA
- a CDS encoding DUF1302 family protein — MNIRQQLRQQLRQQLRQQLLQQYRLSAGAFTLILLSSAAHSEFSSELSSELAWSDAPAALSKAEVQLQSEWQYRTADTSFNLQPRLRADFSDTLYAEQPTSRTDNYPAGSLHSSGPLTQWDNVRFDIAEAYADQYFYGVSLRSGKQQVVWGQADGLRVLDIINPQDMREFNLPDAEDSRIATWMFNAHIPLPNEQSLQWLIIPDLTFSELAEPGTAFAITSPELAPKPIAGITVNRLPTRRPEGSDWEYGLRWSAFLAGWDISASYFNFYHDIPVIYRTLNTGGSNLQVDVEAVYRRSHLLGLSASTAFSSVVLRLEAGHTSRTFFLRDDLQNNGISQSPELATVTALDYQAPADVFVSYQFYQSRILAYRPQIIRREISTRHTLLLKKNLLNDTLELSFFALLNRDYNDGQLRSKVSYQLNDRWSLWSGADYFFGDLTGPFGQFSSSSRFLIGWQSAF; from the coding sequence ATGAATATCCGGCAACAACTCCGGCAACAACTCCGGCAACAACTCCGACAGCAACTCCTACAGCAATATCGGCTAAGCGCCGGTGCTTTCACCCTGATATTGCTGAGCAGTGCGGCGCACAGCGAATTCAGTTCAGAGCTAAGTTCAGAACTGGCCTGGAGTGATGCTCCGGCCGCACTGAGCAAGGCAGAAGTTCAGCTGCAAAGTGAATGGCAATACCGCACGGCCGATACGTCGTTTAATCTGCAGCCACGTCTGCGTGCTGATTTTTCTGACACCCTGTACGCAGAGCAGCCAACCAGCCGGACAGATAATTATCCGGCGGGCAGCCTGCATAGCAGCGGGCCACTGACACAATGGGATAACGTGCGCTTTGATATTGCCGAAGCCTATGCTGACCAGTATTTCTACGGCGTGTCTCTGCGCAGTGGTAAACAACAGGTTGTCTGGGGTCAGGCCGACGGCCTGCGGGTGCTGGATATTATTAACCCGCAGGATATGCGCGAATTTAACCTGCCCGATGCCGAGGATTCACGCATCGCCACCTGGATGTTTAATGCGCATATTCCTCTGCCCAATGAGCAGTCTTTGCAGTGGTTAATTATTCCCGACTTAACCTTCAGTGAGCTGGCAGAACCGGGTACGGCGTTTGCCATTACCAGCCCCGAACTGGCGCCGAAGCCGATCGCTGGCATAACGGTTAACCGCCTGCCAACCCGCAGGCCGGAGGGCAGTGACTGGGAGTATGGCTTACGCTGGAGTGCCTTTCTGGCCGGTTGGGATATCAGCGCCAGCTATTTTAATTTTTACCACGACATTCCCGTTATTTACCGCACATTAAATACGGGCGGCAGTAATCTTCAGGTCGATGTGGAAGCCGTGTACCGCCGCAGCCACCTGCTCGGCCTGAGCGCCAGCACAGCATTCAGCAGTGTGGTGTTGCGTCTGGAAGCCGGACATACCAGCCGGACATTTTTTCTGCGCGACGATCTGCAAAATAACGGCATTAGCCAAAGCCCGGAACTGGCGACGGTAACCGCACTGGATTACCAGGCCCCGGCAGATGTGTTTGTCAGTTACCAGTTTTACCAGAGCCGCATTCTGGCTTACCGGCCGCAAATTATCCGCCGCGAAATCAGCACCCGCCATACGCTGCTGCTGAAAAAAAACTTACTCAACGACACGCTGGAGCTGAGTTTTTTTGCCCTGCTTAACCGCGATTACAACGACGGTCAGCTGCGCAGCAAAGTCAGTTATCAGCTGAACGATCGCTGGTCTTTGTGGAGCGGTGCCGATTATTTTTTTGGCGACCTCACCGGGCCGTTCGGTCAGTTCTCATCGTCCAGTCGTTTTTTAATTGGCTGGCAGAGTGCATTTTAA
- the eat gene encoding ethanolamine permease: MSTSHQDYLAKRQLKKGTAGWILLAGLGVSYVISGDFAGWNFGIAQAGWGGFAIAALLMAVMYFTLVLSLAEMSAAIPAAGGGYSFARQAMGPAGGYLTGLAVLIEYALAPAAIVIFIGSAVEALLGFNGPWVYAAFYLVFIGIHLAGVGEALKVMMVISGLAVLAIIATAVALIGNFDSANLLDIAASEGTSAMLPLGWYGVWAALPFAMWLFLAVEGVPLAAEESKDPAKDVPKGIIGAMVFLLFTALLVVLLIPGAAGAQAMGASAVPLVDALNATGNTQLATVVNVLGLVGLIASFFSIIYGYSRLVFALSRAGYLPQSLSVTTERKVPARALIVPGVLGFAASLSGEGDLMLAMAVVGATVSYALMALSHIMLRVKQPELVRPYKTPGGVFTSGIALLLSLIALTGVYAFDPRAFFYTLILFVIGAAYYFGYSKNHLVAKTAEEEFAMLEQAEADLYPEAEEATATVQAV; this comes from the coding sequence ATGTCCACATCCCATCAGGACTACCTTGCCAAACGGCAACTGAAAAAAGGCACCGCCGGCTGGATTCTTCTCGCCGGCCTCGGTGTTTCTTATGTAATTTCCGGTGATTTTGCCGGCTGGAACTTTGGTATCGCTCAGGCAGGCTGGGGTGGTTTTGCCATCGCCGCACTGTTAATGGCGGTGATGTATTTTACCCTGGTGCTGTCACTGGCTGAAATGTCGGCGGCTATTCCGGCCGCCGGTGGCGGTTACAGTTTTGCCCGTCAGGCAATGGGCCCGGCCGGCGGTTATTTAACCGGCCTTGCGGTATTAATTGAATACGCCCTGGCGCCGGCGGCGATTGTGATCTTTATCGGTTCGGCGGTTGAAGCTTTACTCGGCTTTAACGGCCCCTGGGTGTATGCCGCCTTTTATTTAGTTTTTATCGGTATTCACTTGGCCGGTGTTGGCGAAGCATTAAAAGTAATGATGGTGATTTCCGGTCTGGCCGTGCTGGCCATTATTGCCACCGCTGTTGCTTTAATCGGTAATTTTGACAGCGCCAACCTGCTTGATATTGCTGCCAGCGAAGGCACTTCTGCCATGCTGCCGCTGGGCTGGTACGGTGTTTGGGCTGCACTGCCTTTTGCTATGTGGTTATTCCTGGCGGTAGAAGGTGTACCACTGGCCGCCGAAGAATCCAAAGACCCGGCCAAAGATGTACCTAAAGGCATTATCGGTGCGATGGTTTTCCTGCTGTTTACCGCCCTGCTGGTTGTGCTGTTAATTCCGGGCGCGGCTGGTGCGCAGGCGATGGGCGCAAGTGCCGTACCTCTGGTTGATGCCCTGAATGCAACCGGTAACACCCAACTGGCAACCGTGGTTAACGTACTGGGTCTGGTCGGTTTAATTGCATCATTCTTCTCCATTATTTACGGTTACAGCCGTCTGGTATTTGCCCTGTCGCGTGCCGGCTATTTGCCACAAAGCCTGTCGGTAACCACAGAACGTAAAGTCCCGGCGCGTGCCCTGATCGTTCCTGGCGTACTAGGTTTTGCTGCGTCCCTGAGCGGTGAAGGCGACCTGATGCTGGCCATGGCCGTGGTTGGTGCAACCGTGTCTTACGCTCTGATGGCACTGAGCCATATTATGCTGCGCGTTAAACAGCCTGAGCTGGTGCGTCCGTATAAAACACCGGGTGGTGTATTTACTTCCGGTATCGCCCTGCTGTTGTCGCTGATTGCATTAACCGGTGTGTATGCCTTCGACCCACGCGCCTTCTTCTACACGCTGATCCTCTTTGTGATTGGTGCGGCCTATTATTTTGGTTACAGCAAAAACCATCTGGTGGCCAAAACCGCCGAAGAAGAATTCGCCATGCTGGAACAGGCTGAAGCGGATTTATATCCGGAAGCTGAAGAAGCAACAGCAACCGTACAAGCCGTGTAA
- a CDS encoding MarR family winged helix-turn-helix transcriptional regulator has product MNITPCFNLKLRQADRVLTSYYDNSLRDLGITIAQFSVLRVLSMLKSPSQKELQEVLVLQQTTLTRNLKPLIRSGYVQTNPSPDDGRVTLVSLTDEGKALFNKAKVRWKQAQSGISQHLGEELSAQLLQVADAILALRS; this is encoded by the coding sequence ATGAATATTACTCCCTGCTTTAACCTCAAGCTGCGCCAGGCCGACCGGGTTCTGACCAGCTACTACGACAACAGCCTGCGCGATCTGGGTATTACCATTGCGCAGTTCTCTGTTCTGCGTGTGCTGTCGATGCTGAAAAGCCCATCGCAGAAAGAACTGCAGGAAGTTCTGGTGCTGCAGCAAACCACTCTGACACGCAATCTGAAACCGCTGATCCGCAGCGGCTATGTGCAAACCAACCCCAGCCCCGATGATGGCCGGGTGACTCTGGTGTCCCTGACCGACGAAGGTAAGGCCTTGTTTAATAAGGCAAAAGTTCGCTGGAAGCAGGCACAGAGCGGTATTTCCCAACACCTTGGAGAAGAGCTTTCTGCGCAGTTGCTGCAGGTTGCCGACGCTATTCTTGCCCTGCGCAGCTAA
- a CDS encoding DUF1145 domain-containing protein — MFILLNKVVTVLFWILAIMAGVQGWDGLLGWLPTIAVVVAGIHVLEVAYFWMALKHKSSNPVADAVQVFIFGIFHMRRFIQTEAA, encoded by the coding sequence ATGTTTATTCTGTTAAATAAAGTGGTCACGGTACTGTTCTGGATTCTGGCGATTATGGCCGGTGTGCAGGGCTGGGATGGCCTGCTCGGCTGGCTGCCAACCATCGCTGTGGTCGTTGCCGGTATTCACGTACTGGAAGTGGCGTATTTCTGGATGGCACTGAAGCACAAGAGCAGCAACCCGGTTGCCGATGCGGTGCAGGTATTTATTTTTGGTATTTTCCATATGCGCCGTTTTATTCAGACAGAAGCTGCCTGA